One Manihot esculenta cultivar AM560-2 chromosome 6, M.esculenta_v8, whole genome shotgun sequence DNA segment encodes these proteins:
- the LOC110616584 gene encoding protein NARROW LEAF 1, with the protein MDCSRLNMRALCSGSTPSEESALDTERNCCSHPSLPSLSPRTLQPFASGGQHCESNAAYFSWPSWRMIDAAEERANYFVNLQKGVLPETLGQLPKGQRATTLLELMTIRAFHSKILRCYSLGTAIGFRIQRGVLTDIPAILVFVSRKVHKQWLSPIQCLPNALEGPGGVWCDVDVVEFSYFGAPEPTPKEQLYTEIVDDLRGGDLCIGSGSQVASQETYGTLGAIVRSQTGSRQVGFLTNRHVAVDLDYPNQKMFHPLPPTLGPGVYLGAVERATSFITDDLWYGIFAGINPETFVRADGAFIPFADDFDMCTVTTSVKGVGEIGDVKIIDLQSPISSLIGKQVMKVGRSSGLTTGTVLAYALEYNDEKGICFLTDFLVVGENQQTFDLEGDSGSLIIMKGENGEKPQPIGIIWGGTANRGRLKLKVGLPPENWTSGVDLGRLLNLLELDLINTNEGLKVAVQEQRAASATAIGSTVGDSSPRDGMLPKDKVEDKFESLGLQIEHIPLEVEHNDTEMNQSLVENEFHLEDGIKVAPSVELQFIPSFIRQSPLHKNNLSEKAVSQNLASLRNGCDEDACVSLHLGDNEAKKRRSIASTSIEKLK; encoded by the exons ATGGATTGTAGTAGACTTAATATGAGGGCCCTTTGCTCTGGTTCAACACCATCAGAGGAGTCAGCTTTGGATACTGAAAGAAACTGTTGCAGTCATCCTAGCCTTCCTTCATTAAGTCCCCGAACTCTTCAACCTTTTGCTTCTGGTGGACAGCACTGTGAGAGCAACGCTGCTTATTTCTCATGGCCTAGCTGGCGGATGATTGATGCCGCAGAGGAGAGGGCAAACTACTTTGTAAATCTGCAGAAAGGGGTTCTACCTGAAACTCTTGGTCAGTTGCCAAAAGGGCAACGGGCAACTACATTGCTTGAGCTCATGACGATTAGGGCATTTCATAGCAAGATCTTGCGATGCTACAGTCTTGGCACAGCTATTGGATTTCGTATTCAACGTGGTGTGCTAACCGATATACCAGCCATtcttgtttttgtttccaggaaagTTCATAAGCAGTGGCTCAGCCCCATCCAATGTCTGCCCAATGCTCTTGAG GGACCAGGAGGTGTATGGTGTGATGTTGATGTGGTTGAGTTCTCATATTTTGGTGCACCTGAGCCAACTCCCAAGGAACAGTTATACACTGAGATCGTGGATGATTTGCGTGGAGGTGACTTGTGTATTGGTTCAGGTTCTCAG GTGGCAAGCCAGGAGACTTATGGAACATTGGGTGCTATTGTGAGAAGTCAGACTGGCAGTAGACAAGTTGGGTTTCTAACGAATAGGCATGTTGCAGTTGACTTGGATTACCCAAATCAGAAAATGTTCCATCCTTTGCCCCCAACACTTGGACCTGGAGTCTATCTAGGTGCAGTGGAGAGAGCTACTTCATTTATCACAGACGACCTTTGGTATGGCATTTTTGCTGGAATAAACCCTG AGACATTTGTCAGAGCAGATGGGGCATTTATCCCATTTGCTGATGATTTTGATATGTGCACTGTAACCACATCTGTGAAAGGTGTAGGAGAGATTGGTGATGTAAAGATTATAGATTTGCAGTCTCCAATCAGCAGCCTTATTGGAAAGCAGGTGATGAAGGTTGGAAGAAGTTCTGGCTTGACAACAGGAACTGTATTGGCCTATGCCCTTGAGTACAACGACGAGAAAGGCATATGCTTCTTAACTGATTTTCTTGTTGTAGGTGAAAATCAGCAGACTTTTGACCTTGAAGGAGATAGTGGAAGCCTTATCATAATGAAAGGTGAGAATGGCGAGAAGCCACAGCCTATTGGGATCATATGGGGTGGTACTGCTAATCGTGGCCGACTTAAGCTGAAAGTTGGTCTGCCTCCTGAAAATTGGACTAGTGGAGTTGATCTTGGGCGACTTCTCAATCTTCTTGAACTTGATCTCATCAATACCAATGAGGGGCTTAAAG tggcaGTACAAGAACAAAGAGCTGCATCAGCAACAGCAATTGGCTCCACAGTGGGAGACTCCTCACCCCGAGATGGAATGCTTCCTAAGGACAAAGTTGAAGACAAATTCGAGTCATTAGGTCTTCAAATTGAGCATATCCCTTTGGAAGTAGAACACAACGACACAGAAATGAACCAATCGCTCGTGGAAAATGAATTTCATTTAGAAGATGGGATCAAGGTAGCTCCTAGTGTTGAACTTCAGTTTATTCCAAGCTTCATAAGACAGTCCCCTCTGCATAAAAACAACTTATCAGAGAAGGCAGTATCACAGAACCTCGCTTCTCTAAGGAATGGCTGTGATGAAGATGCGTGTGTTTCATTGCATTTGGGTGACAATGAAGCCAAAAAGAGGAGATCAATTGCTTCAACTAGTATTGAGAAACTGAAGTGA
- the LOC110617510 gene encoding ATPase family AAA domain-containing protein 3-B, which yields MGKTYAVGLISALAASASLSQTNSIAFADGPFNFSTLFPSTSGASSQSPPLSSSSGQSQPSNSAQSEVANAEASVPKAPRNDNPRTTSAGFDPEALERGAKALREIASSSQAKKAFEVIKTQEATKQAEMAAKASEFKAMQAQAETERQRVIYDEQKKLAQHQAQTKSQMARYEDELARKRMQADNEYQRARNQELVKLQEESSIRQEQARRATEEQIQAQRRQTEREKAEIERETIRVRAMAEAEGRAHEAKLAEDVNRRMLIDRANAEREKWVAAINTTFDHIGGGLRAILTDQNKLVVAVGGVTALAAGIYTTREGAKVIWSYVDRILGQPSLIRESSRGKYPWSGLFTRTMSTLSRSASKGSSKSGNGFGDVILHSSLQKRIEQLSNATANTKSHQAPFRNMLFYGPPGTGKTMAARELAHKSGLDYALMTGGDVAPLGSQAVTKIHQLFDWAKKSKRGLLLFIDEADAFLCERNKTYMSEAQRSALNALLFRTGDQSKDIVLALATNRPGDLDSAVADRIDEVLEFPLPGEEERFKLLKLYLDKYIAQAGSRISGGWFQNLFKKQQQKIEIKGLTDDILKEAAAKTEGFSGREIAKLMASVQAAVYGSQNCVLDSSLFREVVDYKVAEHQQRSKLASKPGEKSA from the exons ATGGGGAAAACTTATGCAGTAGGGCTAATCTCTGCCCTAGCAGCCTCTGCTTCTCTCTCCCAGACGAACTCTATTGCCTTTGCTGATGGCCCTTTCAACTTCTCCACCTTATTTCCCTCTACTTCGGGTGCTTCTTCACAGTCTCCTccactttcttcttcttctggtcAATCTCAGCCATCCAATTCGGCTCAGTCTGAGGTGGCTAATGCTGAGGCTTCTGTTCCTAAAGCTCCAAGGAATGATAACCCTAGGACGACCTCGGCTGGGTTCGATCCGGAGGCGCTCGAGAGAGGTGCCAAGGCCTTAAGGGAGATTGCCTCTTCTAGTCAGGCTAAGAAG GCTTTTGAAGTGATCAAGACGCAAGAAGCAACAAAGCAGGCAGAAATGGCAGCAAAGGCTTCAGAGTTTAAAGCGATGCAAGCGCAAGCTGAAACT GAGAGGCAAAGGGTAATATATGATGAACAGAAAAAGTTGGCTCAGCATCAGGCACAAACTAAATCCCAGATGGCTCGTTATGAGGATGAACTGGCAAGAAAAAGGATGCAG GCTGATAACGAATACCAAAGAGCAAGGAATCAGGAGCTTGTGAAACTGCAAGAAGAATCATCAATAAGGCAGGAGCAAGCTCGACGAGCCACAGAAGAACAGATTCAAGCACAACGGCGCCAAACAGAGAGAGAAAAGGCTGAGATAGAACGTGAAACAATCAGGGTGAGAGCTATGGCAGAAGCAGAAGGGAGAGCCCATGAAGCAAAACTGGCTGAAGATGTTAATAGGCGAATGCTGATTGATCGTGCTAATGCTGAAAGAGAGAAATGGGTGGCTGCAATAAATACTACTTTTGACCACATAGGAG GGGGCTTACGAGCCATTTTAACAGATCAAAATAAGTTAGTTGTTGCCGTGGGAGGAGTTACAGCTCTTGCAGCTGGAATTTATACAACAAG AGAAGGTGCAAAGGTGATTTGGAGCTATGTGGATAGAATATTGGGACAACCATCACTTATCAGAGAGTCTTCTCGAGGGAAATACCCTTGGTCTGGACTTTTTACCCGTACCATGAGCACTTTATCACGGAGTGCCAGTAAAGGGTCTTCTAAAAGTGGAAATGGCTTTGGTGACGTGATTTTACATTCTTCTCTTCAGAAAAGAATTGAACAATTGTCCAATGCAACTGCCAATACAAAATCCCATCAGGCACCTTTCCGGAACATGCTTTTCTATGGTCCTCCAGGAACAGGGAAAACAATGGCTGCCAGAGAGCTTGCTCATAAATCT GGATTAGATTATGCATTGATGACTGGTGGGGATGTTGCTCCATTGGGATCGCAGGCTGTTACCAAGATACATCAGTTATTTGATTGGGCTAAGAAGTCCAAGAGGGGTTTGTTGCTGTTCATTGATGAAGCTGATGCATTTCTCTGCGA GCGGAACAAGACCTACATGAGTGAAGCTCAACGAAGTGCACTCAATGCCCTTCTTTTTCGCACTGGTGACCAATCAAAGGATATAGTCCTTGCTCTTGCCACAAACCGTCCAGGTGATCTTGATTCTGCTGTAGCAGATCGTATAGATGAAGTTCTGGAATTCCCTTTGCCTGGGGAAGAGGAACGCTTCAAGCTGCTCAAGCTCTATTTGGACAAGTATATAGCCCAGGCTGGATCAAGAATATCTGGTGGTTGGTTTCAAAATTTGTTCAAAAAACAGCAGCAGAAGATTGAGATCAAGGGGCTGACTGATGACATCTTAAAGGAGGCAGCAGCAAAAACTGAGGGATTTTCTGGGAGAGAAATAGCGAAATTGATGGCAAGTGTCCAAGCTGCAGTTTATGGGAGTCAGAATTGTGTACTTGATTCAAGTCTGTTCCGTGAAGTGGTAGATTATAAAGTTGCTGAACATCAACAGAGGAGTAAACTGGCATCAAAACCAGGGGAAAAAAGTGCCTAG